Proteins from a genomic interval of Cupriavidus pauculus:
- a CDS encoding alpha/beta fold hydrolase, whose protein sequence is MPARRLLLLAALAIAPLAHAADDGPAYGPQLEGFDYPYPVQHYRFTSQGQPLDMAFMDIQPEKPNGRAVVLLHGKNFCGATWQETIRELSGAGYRVVAPDQVGFCKSTKPAHYQYTFQQLARNTHDLLASIGIRDVTVMGHSTGGMLAMRYALMYPKETRQLVLVNPIGLEDWKAKGVPPLSVDQWYARELNTTADRIRNYEKSTYYVNQWKPAYEPWVQMLAGMYRGPGKQIVAWNSALLYDMIYTQPVVYEMGAIQAPTLLMIGDKDTTAIGKDAAPPEIQPTLGRYPELAQRTAKAIPNTTLVQFPELGHAPQMQDPAAFHKALLEGMKGR, encoded by the coding sequence ATGCCCGCACGCCGTCTCCTGCTCCTGGCAGCCCTTGCCATCGCCCCGCTTGCCCACGCTGCCGATGACGGCCCCGCCTACGGCCCGCAGCTCGAAGGTTTCGACTACCCCTACCCCGTCCAGCACTACCGCTTCACGTCGCAGGGCCAGCCGCTCGACATGGCGTTCATGGACATCCAGCCGGAAAAGCCAAACGGCCGCGCCGTGGTGCTGCTGCATGGCAAGAACTTCTGCGGCGCCACGTGGCAGGAGACGATCCGCGAACTGAGCGGTGCCGGCTACCGCGTGGTGGCGCCCGACCAGGTCGGCTTCTGCAAGTCGACCAAGCCGGCGCACTATCAGTACACGTTCCAGCAACTGGCGCGTAACACGCATGACCTGCTGGCATCGATCGGCATCCGCGACGTCACGGTGATGGGCCACTCCACCGGCGGGATGCTGGCGATGCGTTACGCGCTGATGTATCCGAAGGAGACCCGCCAGCTGGTGCTGGTCAACCCGATCGGGCTGGAGGACTGGAAGGCCAAGGGCGTGCCGCCGCTGTCAGTGGACCAGTGGTACGCCCGCGAGCTGAACACCACGGCCGACCGCATCCGCAACTACGAGAAATCCACGTACTACGTGAACCAGTGGAAGCCGGCGTACGAACCTTGGGTGCAGATGCTGGCCGGCATGTACCGCGGCCCCGGCAAGCAGATCGTCGCCTGGAACTCCGCGCTGCTGTACGACATGATCTACACCCAGCCCGTGGTCTACGAAATGGGCGCCATCCAGGCCCCCACGCTGCTGATGATCGGCGACAAGGACACCACGGCCATCGGCAAGGACGCCGCCCCGCCCGAGATCCAGCCCACGCTGGGCCGCTACCCCGAACTGGCCCAGCGCACGGCGAAGGCCATCCCGAACACGACGCTG